DNA from Strix aluco isolate bStrAlu1 chromosome 11, bStrAlu1.hap1, whole genome shotgun sequence:
AAGATAATATTGTTTCCAACATTTACCAAGCTATCTCTATAAGAATTAGATTAAACAATTCATTCTGGGCCAAAATCCAATTATGACTAATTTTTTTCAGGGGCCACCAGCATGGCAAAGAGCTTGGTAATAACCCAGTACATGTTTCTGAAAGCTGTGATGGGGGAAATCCAAAGGTCTAATCTTGTCTCCATGGGTACCTTCTCAGATCCTTATTCAATGTAATAAAAGAAATGAACACGTCAGCTGTGGTAATTCTGCAGAAATCAATTGCTGGTTAGTGTTGGGGTCTGTATGAGTGCTGGGGATGCTCACAACCCCAAGCTATTCTAGCCAGGACGTTGGTGTTAGTAACTGCTTTTTGAAAGACATTAGTTTCCTGGAGAGACCATCTTGAAAATGGATGTTTGGAAACGTTTTCATGGTCATAGGGTTTTGTTGCCAAAACTGATACAAGTGTGTCACCTATACAAGCTCTCCTACCTGTTACACCTAATGCTTCTGCCCTGTGCTAGCCCACTGAAAAGGCAGGAGCCATGTACCCAAGAGCGAGGAGAAATAGCAAGTCCCTGCCATGcagtttcccttccttctttctttctgctcttcagaaaGAGCTGTCATCCTGCTCTGGCTCTGTATTGCAATGCCACTAGAAAAAGCGGAGGATCAGAGgaatcctcctccttttccccaagGCTTTCCCTGTGTCTTAGCCTACCTCCTCCTGTGCCTGGCAGAGGCTTTTTCCTACACACTTGCTGCTCTTTGCGTTTAGGTGAACACAAAATACTGGCAGCTTTAAACATCTTGGATGATGTTTCCTTCCAGTGGGCGTTCAGCGACAACAAGGCCCGATGGCTCTGGGAGTGCAAAGCAACAAGTGTTCTTCAGCAGGTTCTCCTCTGGCCACTCTGGAAGCTTCTGCCAGGGCACCATGGCAACCATCACCGTGGTGTCCCACATGCATCACGGCAACGGGTCAGGAGAGCCCACTAGTACCAACAGTCAGCAGGTGGCAGTTGGCCTGGGCTAGCTGACTGGTAGGACAACGCCTGGCTGTCCAGGGCGATGGCCAGCAAGGGAAGCTTCGGTCCAGCTGggacagaaaaaatggaaagagaatttTCATCCCTCAGCTTTCCACAGAAGCTTTGGAGCATAGTGGAAAGCGACAAGTTTCAGTCCATTTGGTGGAGCGAGAGCAGAAAATGCGTGGCCATCAATGCGGAGCTCTTCGAAGAGGAGGTGCTGAGCAGGGAAGGACCTCTGCGTGTTTTTGGCACACAGAAGATGAAGAGTTTCCTGCGGCAGCTGAACAACTATGGATTCACCAAAATGCGGCGGGATCGCCAAAGATCTGCCTACCTGCCTGAGTTCCTGGCAGAAGAAGCAGCGGCTTCTGCTCACCACCAGGTACAGCAGTTGCTCTGCACATCAACTAATGCTCACAATAGTCTTGGGGGAGAGACAGACCTACACATCAAATAAGGCCTTGCAATAGAGGAGGTGGGGATGGTAGCACACGGCCTGGTTTTAATTTCCTCCTCAGGTCATTTTCAGGAAGGTTTGAGTTAGTCTTTCTGACTAGTAGGAATGCAGCTAAAATACAGTTTGGTTGTATCCACTGAGTCTGAACCCGTTAAATGGAAAGACAGACTCAGCATAACCTGATTTCTCTCAATGTCTTTGCTACGCGTCTTGCTGTACCAAATCTGAAACCTTCCTGGGGCAGCTGCTGAATGCCGAGGAGATACATCTAAGGACCATAGTATTGCCTGCTTGCTCATATCcacacagaagctgctgaaaagTCATGGTATTTGgctttcaaaagcagtttttctgcttttgaaaattccTACACTGCTCTGTTCCTTGACGGCAAAAGCCCAGGAGTGGCGATGACTGAACAGAACCATCACGTAACATTTTAGCCTGAGCTTTAGGCGTCAAACGCCTCTCAGAGTCCTTTTCAATGCCCATGCTCGTCTTTTGACACTCAGAGTCTTAGTTCTCGTAGCTTGGGGTTTTCCAGCCTTGAGATGGCGTCAACTAACTCttcacctttgttttttttaGATACTCCACTACTATAACCCCAGCTTTAACAGAGAGCATCCCCACCTGCTGGCACAGTGCAAGAGGATAGTTGGCCGCAAACGGAGAGCCCCGAAGGCACCGGAGGTGGACAAAAGGCACCCGGCCAGCAGCCCAGATGGTCAGTCTGCAGGGGACACGCCAGCATCTCCACCCGTGCTGACCATACCCACCAAGCGACGGGCTGAATCACCTCCCAGCCTCGGCAGTGCCCATCCATCTCCACAGGCAGCTGCTCTCACACCTCCGGAGCCTGCCGGAGCAATAGGCAACGTGGGGTTCACCCTCGGCCAAATCCTGGGTGGCCTCCAGGATGCTGCTGCCGCTTCTTCACTGATTGCAGCGCTCATGCTGGGAATAGCCACAGGTCTGGCGGAGCCACTCCAGAGCCAAAGCCCAGCAATCCCCCACTGCCCCACCTGCACCTGCAGCCTGCTGCCATTGTGGCCCAGCCTGGCACATCCTAGAGAGAGCGTGGAGAGTGGGCAGCAGGGCATTTAGTTAGTAGTGTTGATAATAGATAAAGCTTAATAGAGTTGGTAATAAAATGAGCCTAGTAGAGTTGGTAATAAACCTTTGGAACATAAACCTTTTCCAGTTGCCCTGTCCTGTTtgtgcagcacagccccagggAGAGTTCCTATTTCACCACCCACAGACCAAGCAGAAGCAACTGATCTGCCAGCAGCTGAACCATTCCTGGTCAGATCCCAACCTCATTGGTTAGCACTAGAGAGTAAAAGCCAGGATGGGTGTTGCATGGTGCATGCACCCGGGATACTCTTCCCCATGACAGCTATGAATGAGAGGTCCTCTCTTCTGCAGAGACATTCTCCCAAGGCCATGCCACGAGATCAGGAACTCGGAAGTCCTGGAATTCTTTAGGTGACACAGCTGGGCCATAGAGCCATGGCTCAGCCTTTCCCAGGAAGAGACAGCCCATTACCCAGTGACTGAAAGTACCTCTGGTAACAGCATTTATCAAGGACCAGTTCAGCAAAGAAGATTTAACTGAAGGATCTAAACTAGATGCTGCTTCATGCCATCCTTCCTTTCCACTGAGCAGGAGGTTCATTTTTTGGTGAGAGCTGGCTTGTCACACATGCTGTGAAGGATGGTCCTCACTTTGCAGTGGTTTACATTAACCAGCATAAGACATAAGGGTGCAAGTTTCCAAGTCCCCAGTCAGTAAACACACAGTGCTACACAGCACACTCCCATCACGGAGAGATTGCCCAAATTATGGCCTAAGATCAGACAACTGAGCATGGGATTCCCCCACCCAAAGTCGAACATCCAGATGAAGGGGCCAACATCCTCGTCTAAGCTGGAGCAGGGAAGCAGTGGATCATCTCATGCCTTCTCCCAATTAATTGCTTTGAAATAGCTATTGCTGAGTCAGCAGCTGGGTTACAGAAATTGGTGCTATTTCATATCATTCTAGGGCTGAAGTGGTTTGCATATAGTCATCCAGGAGAAAATCAAAGTGGGGTGCTGGTTGCACACTGCAGCCCTCTGTGTccagtgaggggctggggggtcccgCAGTCCCCCAGCTACAGCCGCACAGGCACGTCTTTTCACCCCATCACCTCTGCTCTCTGGCTGCTCGCCATCatttccccttttctcatccTCTTCCCTCATTACCCCCCTTCCTATGTGCTTCCccataaattttttcttttttctagctTCTCTGAGGCGTAACACTCCCAGACCTTCTGGCCCAATGCACGGCCCTTAGCAGCATCCTGAGGCACTGCCGGTGCCACAGGgggaccctccctccccaaaacatGCTGTGGTGAAAGACAAGGAGACGCTTGTGGGTGCCTACCAGTTTTATTAGCAGCCCTGCGATTGGGTTCCCAACCCCACAGCGAGGGTACTGGGGCACAGGGCGGTGTCACCCTGCCCACCCCGGTGTCCCCAGCATGGCGGGGGGGAGGGTCACTCAGTGAAGCCCTGGGTGTCGCAGTGGGGTCCCTGCCACTTGTCGTAGCACTGACATCTGAACTCCTTGGCCAGCCGGGTGACGTCGTCACTGGACTCCAGGCTCTGGGCCACCAGCCAGGGCTTGCCAGCTTGCAGGTCGATGGCGAAGCGGAAGGGGTCGAGGTGGAGGAAGCCCTGCTTGTTCTCCTGGCGCACGCAGCGGCCCCGGCCGGAGCACAGGCTCTGGCTGCACAGATCGGCGCTGGCTGTCACGTTGACGATGTAGTGGCCCAGGGGCCCCTCCACGTAGTCCTTCAGCCTCAGGCACATCTCCTGCAACGGCATGCGGTGTCACAGCCCTGCGCAGCCGTGGAACGGGGCATCCCCGTGGGCAGTGGCATGGTGCCACCAGCTGCACTCACCTTGGAAGTGCTGTAGTTGAGGCTGCCCCAGAGGATGATGCCGGCAGCGCCCTGAGCCGCGCTCTCTCCGATAGTGTTCATCAGGTCCTCCTGCACCCAAGGGGAGAGAAGTCAACGGTGCCCAAAGCCCTCACAATGCC
Protein-coding regions in this window:
- the LOC141928087 gene encoding uncharacterized protein LOC141928087 is translated as MASKGSFGPAGTEKMEREFSSLSFPQKLWSIVESDKFQSIWWSESRKCVAINAELFEEEVLSREGPLRVFGTQKMKSFLRQLNNYGFTKMRRDRQRSAYLPEFLAEEAAASAHHQILHYYNPSFNREHPHLLAQCKRIVGRKRRAPKAPEVDKRHPASSPDGQSAGDTPASPPVLTIPTKRRAESPPSLGSAHPSPQAAALTPPEPAGAIGNVGFTLGQILGGLQDAAAASSLIAALMLGIATGLAEPLQSQSPAIPHCPTCTCSLLPLWPSLAHPRESVESGQQGI